In the genome of Lynx canadensis isolate LIC74 chromosome X, mLynCan4.pri.v2, whole genome shotgun sequence, one region contains:
- the PLCXD1 gene encoding LOW QUALITY PROTEIN: PI-PLC X domain-containing protein 1 (The sequence of the model RefSeq protein was modified relative to this genomic sequence to represent the inferred CDS: inserted 1 base in 1 codon) produces MGGQVSASGNFQSCGTNADWMSALCPLLWDVPLHHLSIPGSHDTMTYCLDKKSPIAQSQSRLLQLLGKVLPCITRPIVLKWSTTQVLGVTEQPDAGVRYLDLRVAHMPEGSEKNLHFVHMVYTTALVEDTLKEISEWLESHPXEVVILACRDFDGLTDNLHEYLVACINNIFGDMLCPRGEVPTLNQLWTRGQQVILSYEEASVVSRHRELWPGIPYWWGDEVKPQELIHYLEHMKRCGRPGGLFVAGINLTENLTYILAHPSESLEKMTLPNLPYLCAWVREQCPGPGVRCTNIIAGDFIGVDTFVSDVIRLNDKLLRC; encoded by the exons ATGGGCGGACAGGTAAGCGCTTCTGGCAACTTCCAGAGCTGCGGTACAAATGCAGACTGGATGTCAGCGCTGTGCCCCCTGCTCTGGGATGTGCCTCTGCACCACCTGTCCATCCCAG GGAGTCACGACACCATGACGTACTGCTTGGACAAGAAGTCGCCCATTGCACAGAGCCAGTCCCGGCTGCTGCAGCTGCTGGGCAAGGTCCTTCCCTGCATCACACGCCCCATCGTGCTCAAGTGGTCCACCACCCAG GTGCTGGGTGTCACGGAGCAGCCGGACGCCGGGGTGCGGTACCTGGACCTGCGGGTCGCGCACATGCCGGAGGGTTCGGAGAAGAACCTGCACTTCGTGCACATGGTGTACACGACTGCGCTGGtggag GACACCCTCAAGGAGATCTCAGAGTGGCTGGAGAGCCATC AGGAGGTGGTCATCCTGGCCTGCAGGGACTTCGATGGCCTGACGGACAACCTGCATGAGTACCTAGTGGCCTGTATCAACAACATCTTTGGGGACATGCTGTGTCCCCGAGGG gaggTGCCGACATTGAACCAGCTGTGGACACGCGGCCAGCAGGTCATTCTGTCCTACGAGGAGGCGAGTGTCGTGAGCCGGCACAGGGAGCTGTGGCCTGGGATCCCCTACTGGTGGGGGGACGAGGTGAAACCCCAGGAGCTCATCCACTACCTGGAGCACATGAAGAGGTGTGGCCGCCCAG GCGGGCTGTTCGTGGCGGGCATCAACCTGACAGAGAATCTGACGTACATCCTGGCGCACCCGTCCGAGTCCTTGGAGAAGATGACGCTCCCCAACCTGCCGTACCTGTGCGCGTGGGTGCGTGAGCAGTGCCCTGGGCCGGGCGTGCGGTGCACCAACATCATCGCGGGGGACTTCATCGGGGTGGACACGTTTGTCAGCGACGTCATCAGGCTCAATGACAAGCTGCTGCGATGCTGA